The Algoriphagus sanaruensis genome window below encodes:
- a CDS encoding gluconate 2-dehydrogenase subunit 3 family protein, whose protein sequence is MNRRDALKKSALALGAAAGAPTLLSLLQACAKTDRLTWTPVFLSEDQARFISSFVDFLLPKTETPGGLDVKADVFIDLMYAKTYDEAGQKQVVADIEKFNADCKEKYGNVFAELSEEDKTACFKGHEANSPKFPKTVWGGAVGPREPVGFYRGLKSTVLWAYFSSEEIGKNVLSYDPIPGDYLGCIPLSDVGNIWSL, encoded by the coding sequence ATGAATAGACGCGACGCACTCAAAAAATCAGCTTTAGCACTCGGAGCAGCGGCAGGAGCACCGACTCTGCTCAGCTTGCTTCAGGCTTGTGCAAAGACGGATCGATTGACTTGGACTCCTGTATTTCTTTCAGAAGACCAAGCAAGATTCATTTCTTCATTTGTGGATTTTCTGTTGCCTAAAACAGAAACACCCGGCGGCTTGGATGTCAAGGCAGATGTATTCATTGACTTGATGTATGCAAAAACTTACGATGAGGCAGGCCAAAAGCAAGTAGTTGCAGATATTGAAAAATTCAATGCAGACTGCAAGGAGAAGTACGGAAACGTATTTGCAGAGCTTTCTGAGGAGGACAAAACAGCTTGCTTCAAGGGGCATGAAGCTAATTCTCCTAAATTCCCCAAAACTGTTTGGGGTGGAGCAGTGGGACCTCGCGAACCAGTCGGGTTCTACCGAGGATTAAAGTCCACTGTTCTTTGGGCGTATTTCAGTTCGGAGGAAATCGGAAAAAATGTCCTGAGCTATGATCCCATTCCTGGAGATTATTTGGGATGTATTCCCCTTTCGGATGTAGGAAATATTTGGAGTTTGTAA
- a CDS encoding GMC oxidoreductase, translating into MANFNIDADKNLTYDAIVIGSGISGGWAAKELCEAGLKTLVLERGRIVEHVVDYPTMTLDPWEHELRGGLTPEQKAKHPKGGRSGFIGAMNEHFHANDLENPYTEVKPFMWVRAHQMGGRSLLWGKQTYRWSDLDFEANAKDGHGVDWPIRYKDIEPWYTHVEKFAGISGEALGLPQLPDSHFLPPMELNCVEKHVKARIEKEFNGRNMIIGRVAHLTEPLNGRGKCQFRNRCDRGCPYGAYFSSNAVTLPAANATGNLTIRPFSIVQSVVYDEQKGKASGVRIIDAETGEDIVYKAKIVFVNASTLSTTQILLNSTSNRFPNGLGNDSGELGHNLMDHTYRVGAMGTVEGFEDQYYKGRRPNGIYIPRYVNLKDGPQSDKFVRGFGFQGGGGRSGWGAGGNQEDFGGNFKDGLMKPGPWEFFITGFSECLPYHENQVYLNKDVLDKWGQPTLSIDAEWKANELALNDQARKDAKEMLERAGLKDIMEFDNKHEMGFGIHEMGTARMGRDPKTSVLNGNNQVHGCENVFVTDGACMTSSSCVNPSLTYMALSARAANHAVSELKKMNL; encoded by the coding sequence ATGGCCAATTTTAATATCGATGCCGACAAAAACTTAACCTATGACGCTATCGTCATCGGTTCGGGCATCAGCGGGGGCTGGGCAGCAAAGGAACTTTGCGAAGCCGGTCTCAAAACTCTTGTCCTAGAGCGGGGACGAATTGTAGAACATGTGGTGGATTACCCGACAATGACTCTTGACCCTTGGGAGCATGAACTTCGTGGCGGACTTACTCCGGAGCAAAAAGCAAAGCATCCCAAAGGGGGACGATCAGGATTTATCGGGGCGATGAATGAGCATTTTCATGCCAATGATCTCGAAAATCCCTACACCGAAGTCAAACCTTTTATGTGGGTCAGAGCTCATCAAATGGGTGGAAGGTCCTTGCTTTGGGGAAAGCAAACCTACCGCTGGTCAGACTTGGACTTTGAAGCAAATGCGAAAGACGGACATGGCGTAGATTGGCCAATCAGATACAAGGATATTGAACCCTGGTACACGCATGTAGAGAAATTTGCCGGGATCAGCGGGGAAGCTTTGGGGCTACCTCAATTGCCGGATTCCCATTTTTTACCTCCCATGGAACTGAACTGTGTGGAAAAACACGTCAAGGCCAGAATTGAAAAAGAATTCAATGGCAGAAATATGATTATTGGTCGGGTGGCCCACTTGACCGAACCTTTGAATGGAAGAGGCAAATGCCAATTCCGAAATCGATGCGACCGCGGATGTCCTTATGGAGCTTATTTCTCCAGTAATGCGGTGACTTTGCCTGCGGCAAATGCTACCGGAAATTTGACAATCAGGCCTTTTTCCATTGTCCAGTCTGTGGTATATGATGAGCAAAAGGGTAAAGCATCAGGCGTTCGAATCATCGATGCAGAAACTGGTGAGGATATCGTCTACAAAGCCAAAATTGTCTTCGTAAACGCCTCAACTTTGAGTACAACTCAGATATTGCTGAATTCTACTTCCAATCGGTTCCCAAATGGACTTGGAAATGACAGCGGTGAACTCGGCCATAACCTGATGGATCATACCTACCGAGTTGGAGCTATGGGAACTGTGGAGGGATTTGAAGATCAGTATTACAAAGGGCGTCGACCAAACGGGATTTATATTCCTCGCTATGTCAATCTCAAAGACGGTCCGCAATCTGACAAATTTGTCCGAGGATTTGGCTTCCAAGGCGGTGGTGGAAGATCGGGATGGGGAGCGGGAGGTAATCAGGAAGATTTTGGTGGCAACTTCAAAGACGGTCTGATGAAGCCTGGACCTTGGGAGTTCTTTATCACAGGATTTTCTGAGTGTCTCCCTTATCATGAAAACCAAGTATATCTCAACAAAGACGTCTTGGACAAGTGGGGTCAGCCCACACTTTCGATTGATGCAGAATGGAAAGCCAATGAATTGGCGCTCAACGATCAGGCGAGAAAGGATGCCAAAGAAATGCTGGAAAGAGCTGGGTTGAAGGACATCATGGAATTTGACAACAAGCATGAAATGGGCTTTGGAATCCATGAAATGGGAACTGCCCGAATGGGTCGAGATCCAAAAACTTCTGTACTAAATGGTAACAATCAGGTTCATGGATGCGAAAATGTCTTCGTGACCGACGGAGCTTGTATGACTTCTTCTTCTTGCGTGAACCCATCCTTAACTTATATGGCCTTGTCTGCCAGAGCTGCCAATCACGCGGTCTCCGAACTTAAAAAAATGAATCTCTAA
- the tnpA gene encoding IS200/IS605 family transposase → MPQSLAKVYLHIVFSTKNRVPVIPEEFRPKAQAYFIQVGASLGSFTEVIFMMPDHINWLCALPRTITIADLVKNIKISSSIKYKELIHHNFEWQKGYGAFSVSQSKLEIVKKYIQNQPEHHRKIDFQTEYRRFLEEYQTEYDEKYVWD, encoded by the coding sequence ATGCCACAGTCCTTAGCCAAAGTGTACCTCCATATCGTTTTTTCGACCAAAAACAGGGTCCCTGTGATCCCAGAAGAATTCAGGCCTAAAGCCCAAGCCTATTTTATCCAAGTAGGTGCATCACTTGGAAGCTTCACGGAGGTGATTTTCATGATGCCGGATCATATTAATTGGCTATGTGCCTTGCCGAGAACTATCACTATTGCGGATCTGGTGAAGAATATCAAGATCTCCAGTTCCATCAAATACAAGGAACTAATCCATCACAATTTTGAATGGCAAAAGGGATATGGCGCATTTTCAGTCTCTCAATCCAAATTGGAGATAGTCAAAAAGTATATCCAAAATCAGCCTGAGCATCACCGAAAAATTGACTTTCAGACCGAATACCGGAGGTTTTTGGAGGAATATCAGACTGAATATGATGAAAAATATGTGTGGGATTGA
- a CDS encoding DUF1648 domain-containing protein produces MKKSKIHPFDLILDILGITAILALFAIPAIFYQGLPDSLPRHYGPDGLPDAFGGKGVIWGLPILGFFMYLVIRFISTLPELINLPFKVNPSESESQKRKYGRMIRILNVGIIFLFVFFTYNTIQIGLGTQTQLPSGFKAMALLLLFGIPSIFLILDWLKSRKFK; encoded by the coding sequence ATGAAAAAATCGAAAATTCACCCTTTTGATCTAATTCTTGATATTCTTGGCATAACCGCTATCCTCGCCCTTTTTGCTATTCCTGCCATTTTTTACCAAGGTCTCCCCGACAGCCTGCCAAGACACTATGGTCCGGATGGTTTGCCAGATGCCTTTGGGGGAAAAGGAGTGATATGGGGTTTGCCAATCCTTGGGTTCTTCATGTATTTGGTAATTCGATTTATCAGTACTCTTCCCGAATTAATCAATTTGCCATTCAAAGTAAATCCAAGTGAAAGCGAATCTCAGAAAAGGAAATATGGCAGGATGATCCGGATCCTGAATGTGGGTATAATTTTCCTCTTTGTCTTTTTCACCTACAATACAATTCAAATCGGATTGGGTACCCAAACTCAACTTCCTTCAGGGTTTAAGGCGATGGCCTTGCTTTTACTTTTTGGGATTCCGTCAATTTTCCTGATTCTTGATTGGTTGAAATCCCGAAAATTTAAATAA
- a CDS encoding M20/M25/M40 family metallo-hydrolase: protein MKKFTLLLILAVSPLFTFAQQKLNKDEKKLIELIDKNYQETLAILEEVININSGSLNKEGVREVGRVFEREFQKIGFQTEWLEVPEEVNRAGHFVATRKGTKGKKLFLIGHLDTVFEKDMPFNPFTYLNDSTATGQGANDMKGGDVLVLASLKAMHQLGLLDDRTITVYFNGDEESTGDAALSRKDFTERAKQHDIALGYETAQGFSTATVARRGAGGWTLKTSGRQSHSSGVFGQGAGYGAIYEAARILNEFREALAGEKYLTFNPGQFIGGSDVKLDPISGTGTALGKTNIVAREAIVTGDLRFLGEAQKEAARTKMREIVAKNLHQTDAEITFYDYIPSMEPTEGNYALAEFLSKVSQDMGYGPVKPGDPGSRGAGDISFVAEFMDCLDGLGASGTGAHAPGETINMKQFPDLIKRNTIFLYRLTR from the coding sequence ATGAAAAAATTTACCCTTCTTTTGATCCTCGCGGTGTCACCGCTTTTCACTTTTGCCCAGCAAAAACTGAATAAAGACGAGAAAAAACTCATCGAATTGATTGATAAAAATTACCAAGAAACGCTGGCCATCCTCGAGGAGGTGATCAATATCAACTCGGGTTCGCTCAATAAGGAAGGTGTGCGTGAAGTAGGTCGTGTCTTCGAGCGGGAATTTCAGAAAATCGGCTTCCAAACCGAGTGGTTAGAAGTCCCCGAAGAAGTCAACCGTGCCGGGCATTTTGTGGCTACGCGCAAAGGAACCAAAGGCAAAAAACTTTTCCTGATCGGGCATTTGGATACGGTTTTTGAAAAAGACATGCCATTCAATCCGTTCACTTACCTCAATGACTCTACCGCCACAGGTCAAGGTGCCAATGATATGAAAGGTGGCGATGTGTTGGTGTTGGCCAGCTTGAAAGCCATGCACCAGCTGGGGCTTTTAGACGATCGCACGATCACCGTATATTTTAATGGAGACGAGGAAAGCACGGGAGATGCAGCACTTTCCAGAAAGGACTTTACCGAACGGGCCAAGCAGCACGACATCGCTTTGGGCTATGAGACCGCACAGGGATTTTCTACGGCCACCGTTGCACGAAGAGGGGCAGGAGGATGGACTCTGAAAACCAGTGGGCGCCAATCCCATTCAAGCGGAGTTTTTGGACAGGGAGCTGGTTATGGTGCTATCTATGAAGCTGCGCGAATACTGAACGAATTCCGTGAAGCTTTAGCGGGCGAAAAATACCTGACCTTCAATCCGGGTCAATTTATTGGAGGTTCGGATGTGAAACTAGATCCAATTAGTGGAACAGGAACCGCTCTCGGCAAGACCAATATCGTCGCCCGAGAAGCGATCGTCACCGGTGATTTGCGGTTTTTGGGTGAAGCTCAAAAAGAAGCTGCTCGCACAAAAATGCGGGAGATCGTCGCCAAAAACCTACACCAAACCGATGCGGAAATCACCTTCTACGACTACATCCCCTCCATGGAGCCGACAGAAGGAAATTATGCCTTGGCAGAATTTCTCAGCAAGGTAAGTCAGGACATGGGCTACGGTCCTGTAAAACCCGGAGATCCGGGAAGCCGAGGTGCTGGAGATATTTCCTTCGTGGCTGAGTTTATGGACTGTCTGGATGGTTTGGGAGCTTCGGGAACTGGCGCACATGCCCCAGGAGAAACCATCAACATGAAGCAATTTCCCGATTTGATCAAAAGAAACACGATCTTTCTGTACCGATTGACCCGATAA